A stretch of the Bradyrhizobium sp. CCBAU 53351 genome encodes the following:
- a CDS encoding adenylate/guanylate cyclase domain-containing protein: MQSSELQRVSNWLIDGAWAAQESTVGIADFCEHLVAAGLPLTRFGIFIRTLHPEVFGRNFIWRQGEEVEVGTVDFDILDTPEFARSPLRIVFEQGIEVRGRASDPHSTRFPFVNDMRAEGATDYVAVPMPFLDGSVHATSWVTRHPGGFSDDHIAAIRSIVTPLARVSEIITLRRTAEMLLDTYVGNRAGARILGGQIRRGHNDTMQAAIWLSDLRGFTALSDRLPAETVVEILNHYFDCQVTAIRGHGGEVLKFMGDGLLAVFPIDEYVGDAAHVCARVLEAARESRASVEALAFPVGDAVERFRFGVALHVGNILYGNIGGGNRLDFTCIGPAVNLAARLEKITGRLGRTVVASEGFANVCRHDWHELGEFPIAGFSKAQRVYGLAEETPALVD, encoded by the coding sequence ATGCAAAGCTCCGAGCTCCAGCGCGTCTCTAACTGGCTGATCGACGGCGCTTGGGCAGCTCAGGAGTCGACCGTAGGGATTGCCGATTTCTGCGAACATCTCGTCGCGGCCGGCCTGCCGCTGACGCGTTTCGGCATTTTCATCCGTACGCTGCATCCCGAAGTCTTCGGCCGCAACTTCATCTGGCGGCAGGGGGAGGAGGTCGAAGTCGGCACCGTCGATTTCGACATCCTGGACACCCCCGAATTCGCCCGCAGTCCGCTCCGCATCGTCTTCGAGCAGGGCATCGAGGTCAGGGGACGCGCAAGCGATCCCCACAGCACGCGGTTTCCGTTCGTCAACGACATGCGGGCCGAAGGCGCGACCGACTACGTCGCGGTGCCGATGCCGTTTCTCGACGGCTCGGTCCATGCCACGAGCTGGGTGACACGGCATCCGGGCGGCTTCAGCGATGACCATATCGCGGCGATCCGGTCCATCGTGACGCCGCTGGCGCGCGTCAGCGAGATCATCACCCTGCGCCGTACCGCCGAGATGCTGCTCGACACCTATGTGGGCAACCGCGCCGGCGCGCGCATCCTCGGCGGCCAGATCCGCCGTGGCCATAACGACACGATGCAGGCCGCGATCTGGCTCTCGGACCTGCGCGGCTTCACCGCGCTCTCGGACCGGCTGCCCGCCGAGACCGTCGTCGAGATCCTCAACCACTATTTCGATTGCCAGGTCACCGCGATCCGTGGCCATGGCGGCGAGGTACTGAAATTCATGGGCGACGGCCTGCTCGCGGTGTTTCCGATCGACGAATATGTCGGCGACGCCGCTCATGTCTGCGCGCGCGTGCTGGAAGCGGCGCGCGAATCCCGCGCCAGCGTCGAGGCGCTGGCCTTTCCAGTCGGCGACGCCGTCGAGCGCTTCCGCTTCGGTGTCGCGCTGCATGTCGGCAACATCCTCTACGGCAATATCGGCGGCGGCAACCGCCTCGACTTCACCTGCATCGGCCCCGCGGTGAACCTTGCCGCAAGGCTTGAGAAGATCACGGGTCGGCTGGGGCGGACCGTCGTCGCCTCGGAAGGTTTTGCCAATGTCTGCCGGCACGACTGGCACGAGCTCGGCGAATTTCCGATTGCCGGGTTCTCCAAGGCGCAGCGCGTGTACGGGCTGGCGGAAGAGACGCCGGCGCTGGTCGATTGA